Proteins encoded by one window of Tunturibacter psychrotolerans:
- a CDS encoding site-2 protease family protein, producing the protein MRGWSFPIGRFLGVDVRIHTFFLLILGLSISYASMTGSTGGRGFALWLLLLLAVVVREVARAIAAAWFGLDIRSILLLPVGGLMSYATTEATEKASTPEMQKRMAVIGPTANIGFGLLLAAMTLTIAPEVSLFERPWMSPLHLLRAAVWMNILLGVVNLLPASPLDGGRVFRGEFAKTKGVMKSSRAAAGLGQFIAIALIVAGLLGPNMWLVMIGAFLMIGAHMEDQGLLLQTDVDAVRMRDVMLTQFSMLSASDTLEDALQRSVHTLQDVFPVVRGANLVGAVSRQSIVDALQSDGNGYVQGVMTRSFQTAQPDDSLVKTLRRIMAGQGAQMVPVLEGDRIVGIITPQNLALSMGMLNQRRKLRQTE; encoded by the coding sequence ATGCGTGGGTGGTCTTTTCCGATCGGCAGATTTCTCGGCGTGGATGTCCGCATCCACACCTTCTTCCTCCTCATCCTTGGGTTGTCGATCAGCTATGCCTCGATGACCGGCTCAACGGGAGGCCGTGGATTTGCACTTTGGCTGCTGTTGCTGCTCGCAGTGGTCGTTCGCGAAGTAGCTCGCGCCATCGCTGCCGCGTGGTTCGGGCTCGACATTCGCAGTATTCTCCTGCTACCGGTCGGTGGCCTGATGAGCTATGCAACCACCGAAGCCACAGAGAAAGCCTCGACTCCCGAGATGCAGAAGCGCATGGCTGTGATCGGGCCCACAGCAAATATCGGATTCGGCCTGCTCCTGGCCGCAATGACCCTGACAATTGCGCCTGAGGTTAGCCTCTTCGAGCGTCCGTGGATGTCACCCCTCCACCTATTACGGGCTGCGGTGTGGATGAATATCCTGCTCGGCGTCGTCAATCTTTTGCCTGCCTCCCCGCTCGACGGAGGACGTGTCTTTCGCGGCGAGTTTGCCAAGACCAAAGGCGTCATGAAGAGTTCCCGAGCCGCAGCGGGACTCGGTCAGTTCATCGCCATCGCACTCATCGTCGCGGGCCTGCTTGGGCCAAATATGTGGCTCGTCATGATCGGCGCCTTCCTCATGATTGGCGCGCATATGGAAGACCAGGGCCTCCTGCTGCAAACCGATGTGGACGCCGTCCGGATGCGCGACGTGATGCTGACACAGTTCAGCATGCTCTCCGCCTCGGACACCCTTGAAGACGCGCTTCAGCGTTCGGTCCACACCCTGCAGGACGTCTTCCCCGTCGTCCGGGGAGCGAACCTCGTCGGCGCGGTCTCGCGCCAGAGCATCGTCGATGCACTGCAAAGCGACGGTAACGGCTACGTCCAGGGCGTCATGACGCGCTCCTTCCAGACTGCACAACCCGACGATTCCCTCGTGAAGACCCTGCGTCGCATCATGGCCGGTCAGGGCGCACAGATGGTTCCCGTCCTCGAGGGTGACCGCATCGTCGGCATTATCACTCCCCAAAATCTCGCGCTTTCCATGGGAATGCTGAACCAGCGCCGCAAACTGCGGCAGACAGAGTAA